The Candidatus Binatia bacterium genome includes a window with the following:
- a CDS encoding acyl-CoA dehydrogenase family protein → MSDNHPMLAEAAERFFSAKVDQEAILAFEESGLDHTLWAAARALGLSRPGESVDAGEGWQASEIVLRAGGRHAAPMPLAEEVVAAQLASAAGISLPPGSVGVGLACRPAEDPGLWACDAPFGRDLDHLLVVGGGGDGLELRLHACTGAPHGSGENVAGEPRDVLLVDPQSAIENKVVDLPEDVLTTLLAAARTSQMAGALETILALSVAYAREREQFGRKIGKFQAVQQQLAVLAGQVAAAGVAAADAARALDQRGLPAAKFGSPEDPSFEIAVAKVVVGEAAEFGPRIAHQVLGAIGFTHEHRLQFFTRRLWAWRAECGSAAFWAERLGRFGLATENGGLWKILTDRSGPA, encoded by the coding sequence ATGAGTGACAATCACCCGATGCTGGCGGAGGCTGCAGAGCGCTTTTTCAGCGCGAAGGTCGACCAGGAGGCAATTCTCGCCTTCGAGGAGTCCGGGCTGGATCACACCCTCTGGGCTGCGGCCCGAGCGCTCGGCCTGTCGCGCCCCGGCGAGAGTGTTGACGCGGGTGAGGGGTGGCAGGCGAGTGAAATCGTGCTCCGAGCCGGAGGTCGTCATGCGGCGCCGATGCCTCTGGCCGAGGAAGTTGTTGCCGCGCAGCTCGCGTCCGCCGCGGGGATTTCTCTGCCGCCTGGGTCGGTCGGGGTTGGTCTTGCCTGCCGGCCGGCCGAGGATCCGGGACTTTGGGCCTGCGACGCCCCCTTCGGACGTGACCTCGACCATCTTCTCGTCGTCGGTGGCGGGGGGGATGGCTTGGAACTTCGGCTGCACGCTTGTACGGGAGCACCGCATGGCTCGGGCGAAAATGTCGCTGGAGAACCGCGCGACGTCCTCCTGGTCGATCCGCAGTCAGCGATCGAGAACAAGGTCGTCGATCTTCCCGAAGATGTTCTTACCACTTTGCTGGCGGCAGCGCGGACCTCGCAAATGGCTGGCGCACTCGAGACGATCCTCGCGCTTTCGGTCGCTTATGCTCGCGAGCGGGAACAATTCGGTCGCAAGATCGGCAAGTTTCAGGCCGTCCAGCAGCAACTCGCGGTCCTTGCCGGGCAGGTCGCGGCCGCAGGGGTTGCGGCGGCCGATGCGGCGCGTGCGCTGGATCAAAGGGGGTTGCCGGCGGCAAAGTTTGGTTCGCCCGAGGATCCCAGCTTCGAGATCGCTGTGGCCAAAGTAGTGGTGGGCGAGGCCGCGGAGTTCGGCCCTCGAATTGCGCACCAGGTTTTGGGCGCGATCGGCTTCACGCACGAACATCGGCTACAGTTCTTCACGCGCCGGTTGTGGGCATGGCGGGCCGAATGCGGCAGTGCCGCTTTTTGGGCAGAACGATTGGGCCGCTTTGGTCTTGCTACGGAGAACGGCGGATTGTGGAAGATTCTGACGGATCGATCGGGCCCGGCGTAA
- a CDS encoding MaoC/PaaZ C-terminal domain-containing protein: MALDPNAVGQTGETQRRSWTSKDSLLYAVGVGAGTSELAFTTENTKDVPQRVLPTQAVILGGGGAPMNKIGKFNPAMLVHGEEGIELFDEIPPEGEIESTGRVKAMWDKGEGKGAVVELESESINVATGKPLLKVFMSLFIRGEGGFGGERGGSEKVVFPERKADHEVTYTTREDQALTYRLSGDRNPLHSDPSFAAMGGFDKPILHGLCTYGFSGRALLHALCGGDPSKFGSMYGRFSKPVLPGDALTIAMWEDGDRFLFQTRNQNGDTVIDQGRFTRR, translated from the coding sequence ATGGCTCTTGATCCGAATGCCGTAGGCCAAACCGGTGAAACGCAACGACGTAGCTGGACTTCCAAGGATTCGCTGCTCTACGCGGTAGGGGTGGGGGCCGGAACTTCCGAGCTTGCCTTTACCACGGAAAATACCAAAGACGTTCCGCAGAGGGTTCTGCCGACGCAGGCTGTGATCCTGGGCGGTGGCGGTGCCCCCATGAACAAGATCGGGAAGTTCAATCCGGCCATGCTCGTGCACGGCGAGGAAGGCATCGAGCTCTTCGATGAAATTCCGCCCGAGGGAGAGATCGAGAGCACAGGCCGAGTCAAGGCGATGTGGGACAAGGGCGAGGGCAAGGGCGCTGTTGTGGAGCTCGAGTCCGAGTCCATCAACGTTGCGACCGGCAAGCCATTGCTCAAGGTTTTCATGTCCCTGTTTATCCGGGGCGAAGGCGGTTTCGGCGGCGAGCGAGGCGGCTCGGAGAAGGTCGTCTTTCCGGAGAGGAAGGCTGATCACGAAGTCACCTACACGACTCGTGAGGATCAGGCGCTGACCTACCGTCTCTCGGGCGATCGCAACCCGCTGCATTCCGACCCTTCGTTTGCAGCGATGGGAGGCTTCGACAAGCCGATTCTGCACGGCCTATGTACCTACGGGTTCTCCGGACGGGCCCTGCTCCATGCTCTGTGTGGAGGCGATCCCTCCAAGTTTGGCTCGATGTATGGCCGATTCTCCAAGCCCGTGCTGCCGGGGGACGCTCTGACCATCGCCATGTGGGAAGACGGCGATCGGTTCCTTTTCCAGACCAGGAATCAGAACGGGGACACCGTAATCGATCAGGGCCGCTTCACGCGTCGCTGA
- a CDS encoding SDR family NAD(P)-dependent oxidoreductase produces the protein MGVGRLEGKKVLITGGASGIGRETAERFTSEGAQVGLIDREGPAVASVGSALEAPSQEADLTDAVAAEGAVRAIHEALGGIDVLVNNAGVGSVRRLHEYSVSEWDQLVAVNLNAVFYVLRPALPLMLAGDGGVVINNASGSAVRPTRGEAPYAAAKAGLVALTSNIAQEYGPRIRANCVSPGVIRTPMSETLFSAPQLLEPFLDANPADRAGTASDVASLFVFLASDESSYLNGQNLVLDGGGGLAQPGIDDVLRFAVPPLEPRKKD, from the coding sequence ATGGGCGTTGGGCGACTTGAGGGTAAAAAAGTCCTGATCACCGGTGGAGCGTCCGGGATCGGTCGGGAGACCGCGGAACGCTTCACATCCGAGGGGGCTCAGGTGGGTTTGATTGACCGCGAGGGCCCCGCTGTAGCCTCCGTCGGCAGCGCGCTGGAGGCGCCGTCGCAGGAAGCCGACCTGACGGATGCCGTCGCTGCCGAGGGCGCCGTCAGGGCGATCCACGAGGCGCTAGGCGGTATTGACGTGTTGGTCAATAACGCCGGGGTGGGGTCTGTTCGTCGATTGCACGAATATTCCGTGTCGGAATGGGATCAACTGGTCGCAGTGAATCTGAATGCTGTTTTCTACGTGCTTCGTCCCGCTCTGCCCCTGATGTTGGCGGGCGATGGTGGTGTGGTGATCAACAATGCCTCCGGGAGTGCGGTTCGGCCGACACGCGGTGAGGCCCCCTATGCGGCGGCCAAGGCGGGTCTGGTTGCGCTTACCAGCAATATTGCGCAGGAATACGGCCCTCGAATTCGCGCGAATTGCGTCTCCCCCGGGGTGATTCGAACCCCGATGTCGGAAACACTTTTCTCCGCGCCGCAACTCCTCGAACCCTTTCTGGACGCCAACCCGGCCGACCGCGCGGGAACCGCGTCTGACGTGGCGAGCCTGTTCGTATTTCTTGCGTCCGATGAGTCGAGCTATCTGAATGGACAAAATCTCGTTCTGGATGGGGGTGGCGGTCTGGCCCAACCCGGAATCGATGATGTTTTACGGTTTGCTGTTCCACCATTGGAGCCCCGAAAAAAGGATTGA
- a CDS encoding acyl-CoA dehydrogenase family protein: MPTFRFDLRTLPPEAEALRGEVREFLATNLKDFPPEGRARTWFGVDHAFTRKVGERGWIGMTWPRAYGGQEKSFLERFVVLEEMLAAGAPVAAHWMADRQSGPLLLRFGTEEQKKRILPGICRGETYFCIGMSEPDSGSDLASVRSRAERTSDGWRLEGTKLWTSGAATAHFMVGLFRSGTEAERQAGLSQFLIPMDTPGIEVRPIRDLSGSEHFCEVHFTDVELPPDALIGEEGKGWPQAMAELAYERAGSERYLSCHPLMEELARELGPAPDVRATVAMGRQIAWLSTMRTMSTSVASLLAAGENPELEAAVVKDVGAVFEQDQPGIAQELLPLPPSRDPEAKVYQKMLAHLVMNAPSFSLRGGTREILRGIIARGLGLR; encoded by the coding sequence ATGCCGACTTTTCGATTCGATCTGCGCACCCTCCCGCCGGAGGCCGAAGCCTTGCGGGGCGAGGTTAGAGAATTTCTTGCGACGAACCTGAAGGACTTTCCCCCTGAGGGCCGAGCTCGCACCTGGTTTGGTGTCGACCATGCCTTTACCCGCAAGGTGGGGGAGCGGGGCTGGATCGGGATGACCTGGCCTCGAGCATACGGCGGTCAGGAGAAAAGTTTCCTCGAGCGATTTGTCGTCCTCGAGGAGATGTTGGCCGCAGGCGCGCCGGTGGCCGCCCATTGGATGGCCGATCGGCAAAGCGGTCCCTTGCTGCTGCGCTTTGGCACCGAGGAGCAGAAGAAGCGGATTTTGCCGGGTATCTGCCGGGGTGAGACCTATTTCTGTATCGGCATGAGCGAACCGGACTCCGGGTCGGATCTTGCCAGCGTGCGCTCGCGCGCCGAGAGAACCTCTGATGGTTGGCGTCTGGAGGGCACGAAGTTATGGACGAGCGGTGCGGCGACAGCTCATTTCATGGTGGGTTTGTTTCGCTCGGGTACCGAAGCGGAGCGGCAGGCGGGTCTCTCCCAATTTCTGATTCCAATGGATACCCCCGGGATCGAGGTCCGACCGATTCGTGACCTTTCCGGCAGTGAGCATTTTTGCGAAGTTCATTTCACCGATGTCGAATTGCCGCCGGATGCGCTGATCGGAGAAGAGGGCAAAGGGTGGCCGCAGGCGATGGCCGAGCTGGCCTATGAGCGAGCGGGCTCCGAGCGATATCTGTCTTGTCATCCGCTGATGGAAGAATTGGCTCGAGAATTGGGGCCTGCCCCCGATGTGCGGGCCACGGTAGCCATGGGTCGGCAAATCGCCTGGCTGTCCACCATGCGGACCATGTCGACCTCGGTGGCCAGCTTGCTGGCCGCCGGCGAGAATCCTGAACTCGAAGCGGCCGTGGTCAAGGATGTGGGTGCGGTCTTCGAGCAGGATCAACCGGGGATCGCACAGGAACTTCTGCCGCTGCCGCCGAGCAGGGACCCGGAGGCGAAGGTATACCAGAAGATGCTCGCCCATCTGGTGATGAATGCTCCTTCGTTCTCCTTGCGGGGCGGTACCCGTGAAATTTTACGAGGGATTATCGCTCGTGGATTGGGGCTACGATGA
- a CDS encoding cytidylate kinase-like family protein → MAVHNIQQLVDAQVGLWEKERLAAKGKQEGPTVSIHRLPSSGATVIGKKVSELLGFGFFDKEIVEEIAKEENIRESLVANLDEHFRTAIERHILDGFSSKSFNESDYLKDLVNVVSHIGHRGNAVIVGRGSAFILPKETTLRVLLSAPLADRVDWHAKKTGIDAADVQKILEMEEKSRLEFLKQDFGIDQIRPQDFDICIDTATFGIDGTADLIATAARKRFDRG, encoded by the coding sequence ATGGCCGTTCACAACATCCAGCAACTCGTTGATGCTCAGGTAGGGCTCTGGGAAAAAGAGCGCCTTGCCGCCAAGGGCAAGCAGGAAGGACCGACGGTATCGATCCATCGCCTGCCCAGCTCGGGAGCCACCGTAATCGGGAAAAAAGTCTCGGAACTCCTTGGTTTCGGCTTTTTCGACAAGGAAATCGTTGAGGAAATCGCGAAAGAAGAAAATATCCGCGAGAGCCTGGTCGCGAATCTCGATGAGCATTTCCGAACGGCTATCGAGCGTCATATTCTCGACGGTTTCAGCTCGAAATCCTTTAATGAAAGTGACTATCTCAAGGATCTCGTCAACGTTGTCAGCCACATCGGACATCGAGGAAACGCGGTCATCGTCGGTCGCGGTTCGGCCTTCATTCTGCCCAAGGAGACCACGCTTCGGGTGCTTTTGTCCGCACCACTGGCCGACCGTGTCGACTGGCACGCAAAAAAGACCGGAATCGATGCGGCCGACGTCCAGAAGATCCTCGAAATGGAAGAAAAAAGCCGGCTCGAATTCCTGAAACAGGACTTCGGGATCGACCAGATCCGGCCGCAGGACTTCGATATCTGCATCGATACGGCCACCTTTGGCATCGACGGCACAGCTGACCTGATCGCCACGGCCGCCCGAAAACGTTTCGACAGAGGCTAG